One Streptomyces sp. NBC_01237 genomic region harbors:
- a CDS encoding sulfurtransferase gives MKPIITASECASESAGPRPPVLLDVRWQLGGPHGRADYEAGHIPGAVFVDLDAELAGPAGSNGRHPLPDPEAFGAAMRRAGVSRGTPVVVYDGGQGWAAARAWWLLRWTGHRDVRVLDGGLAAWTGELSTEVPAPAEGDFRPEPGALETLDADGAAAFARSGLLLDARAAERYRGDVEPIDRVGGHVPGAVSAPTSENVGEDGRYLPAAELAARFSGLGATSAEGVGVYCGSGVSGAHEVLALEIAGFRGVLYPGSWSEWSFDGSRPVAKGPDPR, from the coding sequence ATGAAGCCCATCATTACCGCATCCGAATGTGCGAGCGAGTCGGCGGGGCCGCGTCCGCCGGTGCTCCTGGACGTCCGCTGGCAGCTGGGCGGCCCGCACGGCCGCGCCGACTACGAGGCCGGGCACATCCCCGGCGCGGTCTTCGTCGATCTCGACGCGGAACTCGCGGGTCCGGCGGGGAGCAACGGCCGTCATCCGCTGCCGGACCCCGAAGCCTTCGGCGCCGCGATGCGCCGCGCCGGGGTCTCCCGGGGTACTCCCGTCGTGGTGTACGACGGCGGCCAGGGCTGGGCCGCGGCCCGCGCCTGGTGGCTGCTGCGATGGACGGGGCACAGGGACGTCCGGGTCCTGGACGGCGGTCTCGCGGCGTGGACCGGTGAGCTGTCCACCGAGGTCCCGGCCCCCGCCGAGGGCGATTTCCGGCCGGAGCCGGGTGCGCTGGAGACGCTGGACGCGGACGGTGCGGCGGCCTTCGCCCGTTCCGGGCTGCTGCTCGACGCGCGGGCCGCGGAGCGCTATCGGGGTGATGTGGAGCCGATCGACCGGGTGGGCGGTCATGTCCCGGGCGCGGTTTCGGCGCCGACCTCGGAGAACGTCGGCGAGGACGGGCGCTACCTGCCCGCCGCGGAGCTGGCCGCCCGCTTCTCCGGGCTGGGGGCCACGAGCGCCGAGGGGGTCGGCGTCTACTGCGGCTCGGGGGTCTCGGGAGCGCACGAGGTGCTGGCCCTGGAGATCGCCGGATTCCGGGGTGTCCTCTATCCGGGCTCCTGGTCCGAGTGGTCCTTCGACGGGTCCCGGCCCGTCGCCAAGGGGCCCGATCCGCGGTAA
- the sepH gene encoding septation protein SepH has protein sequence MPELRVVAVSNDGTRLVLKAADSTEYTLPIDERLRAAVRNDRARLGQIEIEVESHLRPRDIQARIRAGASAEEVAQFAGIPVDRVRRFEGPVLAERAFMAERARKTPVRRPGENTGPQLGEAVQERLLLRGADKETVQWDSWRRDDGTWEVLLVYRVAGEPHSASWTYDPPRRLVQAVDDEARSLIGESDDVAAPEPSFPFVPRIARLPRDRPLDRALDRQIQMERPAPPAPEPDDFLTGPSAGERDSLTSLLEAVPSFRGDMVVPERPSQPEPPALEPAGQEPEADEPPAAAASAGAGSAYADVLMPRAVAGHRDRLTGTTDRQAEADGVRPGRRAAVPSWDEIVFGTRRKKQD, from the coding sequence ATGCCCGAACTGCGTGTCGTGGCCGTCTCAAACGACGGCACACGACTGGTGCTCAAGGCTGCGGACAGCACGGAGTACACGCTTCCGATCGATGAGCGGCTGCGCGCCGCCGTGCGCAACGACCGCGCACGGCTCGGCCAGATCGAGATCGAGGTGGAGAGCCACCTCCGCCCCCGCGACATCCAGGCCCGGATACGTGCCGGTGCCTCCGCGGAGGAGGTCGCTCAATTCGCCGGAATCCCCGTCGACCGTGTTCGCCGCTTCGAGGGCCCCGTGCTCGCGGAGCGCGCCTTCATGGCCGAGCGGGCCCGGAAGACTCCTGTGCGCCGTCCCGGCGAGAACACCGGACCCCAGCTCGGCGAGGCGGTGCAGGAACGGCTCCTGCTGCGCGGCGCCGACAAGGAAACCGTCCAGTGGGACTCCTGGCGCCGTGACGACGGCACCTGGGAGGTCCTCCTCGTCTACCGGGTCGCGGGCGAACCGCACTCGGCGAGCTGGACGTACGACCCGCCCAGACGACTGGTCCAGGCCGTGGACGACGAGGCGCGCTCGCTGATCGGCGAGAGCGACGACGTCGCCGCGCCGGAGCCCAGCTTCCCGTTCGTGCCCCGGATCGCCCGGCTGCCGCGCGACCGGCCGCTGGACCGTGCCCTGGACCGCCAGATCCAGATGGAGCGCCCCGCCCCGCCCGCGCCGGAGCCGGACGACTTCCTGACCGGCCCCTCGGCCGGTGAGCGCGACTCGCTGACCAGCCTGCTGGAAGCGGTGCCGAGCTTCCGCGGCGACATGGTCGTACCGGAACGGCCCTCGCAGCCCGAACCGCCCGCGCTCGAACCCGCCGGGCAGGAGCCCGAGGCCGACGAGCCCCCGGCCGCGGCGGCTTCCGCGGGCGCCGGTTCCGCCTATGCCGATGTCCTGATGCCGCGGGCGGTGGCCGGTCATCGCGACCGGCTGACCGGGACGACCGACCGCCAGGCCGAGGCGGACGGGGTCCGTCCGGGCCGGCGGGCCGCGGTGCCCAGCTGGGACGAGATCGTCTTCGGCACCCGCCGCAAGAAGCAGGACTGA